From Myxococcus guangdongensis, the proteins below share one genomic window:
- a CDS encoding pyridoxine 5'-phosphate synthase yields the protein MRAAASTPVLRVGLNKVALLRSSRGSAVPDLGEAARVLVDGGCRALLVHQWPDHRHVKPEDVSALARLDVIRDERATLHVGGDLREDLGALLERTPGVGCWVVTPFEAQHLTTQRGWRAEDDQARLAHWVRSLQGRTRVSVFVDPEPAAVDLVARAGAAAVELNCRAYVEGFATPARERALEALVLAADRACQLGLEVNAAHDLDRRHLPPLIRAVHPTLVSVGHAFVAAAVIAGLREVLPGFLQAASEE from the coding sequence ATGCGTGCCGCTGCCTCGACACCCGTGCTTCGCGTGGGACTCAACAAGGTCGCGCTGCTGCGCTCGTCGCGTGGGAGCGCCGTCCCCGACCTCGGTGAGGCCGCGCGGGTGCTCGTCGACGGTGGGTGCCGCGCGCTGCTCGTGCACCAGTGGCCGGACCATCGACACGTGAAGCCCGAGGACGTCTCCGCGCTCGCGCGGCTGGATGTCATCCGCGACGAGCGCGCGACGCTGCACGTGGGCGGAGACCTGCGCGAGGACCTGGGCGCACTGCTCGAGCGGACGCCCGGTGTCGGCTGCTGGGTGGTGACACCCTTCGAGGCCCAGCACCTCACCACGCAGCGCGGCTGGCGCGCGGAGGATGACCAGGCACGGCTGGCCCACTGGGTGCGCTCGCTCCAGGGACGCACGCGCGTCTCTGTCTTCGTGGACCCGGAGCCAGCGGCCGTGGACCTCGTCGCGAGGGCGGGCGCCGCGGCGGTCGAGCTCAACTGCCGTGCGTATGTCGAAGGCTTCGCGACTCCCGCGCGGGAGCGAGCGCTGGAGGCACTGGTGCTCGCGGCAGACCGGGCGTGTCAGCTCGGGCTCGAGGTCAACGCCGCGCATGACCTGGACCGGCGACACCTGCCGCCGCTCATCCGCGCGGTACACCCCACGCTCGTGTCCGTGGGGCATGCCTTCGTCGCAGCGGCGGTCATCGCGGGGCTGCGTGAAGTGCTGCCTGGCTTCCTCCAGGCGGCCTCGGAGGAGTGA
- a CDS encoding SDR family oxidoreductase: MKVIVTGASGFLGRRLMRALRMDGAQAVGTWSTTPREGLERLDITDARAVDEAFVTGRFDVCIHAAARCNLDDCERHRTLASTTNVGGTGHVVEACRRSRTRLLYVSTDHVFDGAPSKAYVETDAPRPLQHYGVTKREGELLALTLEDALVLRVPLLYGLSGPDEKSTFVASTLERLAAGQSVYADSEQVRYPVLVDEVAAVLARLAGGGVRGVLHFSGAEATTKYSWARRLAHAFDLDVSLVRARKESSLAARPRDNRLGSTRLSALGFEPPLTLTEGLDVLRHQREATR; this comes from the coding sequence ATGAAGGTCATTGTCACGGGGGCGAGTGGGTTCCTGGGTCGTCGACTGATGCGCGCCCTCCGCATGGACGGAGCCCAGGCCGTGGGGACCTGGAGCACGACACCACGCGAGGGCCTGGAGCGCCTGGACATCACCGACGCGCGCGCCGTGGACGAAGCCTTCGTGACGGGGCGCTTCGACGTGTGCATCCACGCGGCGGCGCGATGCAACCTGGATGACTGCGAGCGGCACCGGACGCTCGCGTCGACCACCAACGTGGGCGGTACGGGTCACGTGGTGGAGGCGTGCCGACGCTCGCGCACCCGTCTGCTCTACGTATCCACGGACCATGTCTTCGACGGCGCACCCTCGAAGGCGTACGTGGAGACGGATGCACCCCGGCCGTTGCAGCACTACGGCGTCACCAAGCGGGAAGGGGAGCTGCTGGCGCTGACACTCGAGGACGCGCTGGTGCTGCGCGTGCCACTGCTCTACGGCCTCTCGGGTCCGGACGAGAAGTCGACGTTCGTCGCGTCCACGCTGGAGCGACTCGCCGCGGGACAGTCCGTGTACGCGGATAGCGAGCAGGTCCGCTACCCGGTGTTGGTGGACGAAGTGGCGGCGGTGCTCGCGCGCCTCGCGGGTGGAGGCGTGCGCGGGGTGCTGCACTTCAGCGGCGCCGAGGCCACCACGAAGTACTCCTGGGCGCGGCGACTGGCGCATGCCTTCGACCTGGACGTGTCCCTGGTACGCGCGCGCAAGGAGTCGTCGCTCGCGGCGCGTCCTCGCGACAACCGACTGGGCTCCACGCGGCTGTCCGCGCTCGGGTTCGAGCCGCCGCTCACGCTCACGGAGGGACTGGATGTCCTCCGTCATCAGCGGGAGGCGACGCGATGA
- a CDS encoding carbohydrate kinase family protein: MEVLVIGNNTVDIVFSTREALVTDGKVQADGLRFFGGGQGANVAAMLGALGVTTRYFGVFGGGDFGRLARGSLVEAGVRVDGSLTVADCAQHTAAIVVDTTHGTRSLVMHKDARLRMDGVPVEAAPLDACGLVYLDGHEPAFSLALAKHARARGLPVLADAEVADEARPLLPHLTSLVAPGKVLRELTGERELASAARVLLGGGLRVVVGTLGAEGCEGWTSGGEHHRVSAESCEVVDTTGAGDAFHAGYIAAVLAGQGFGEALRFATKVAAVKCGVPGPRAGADRLALLGTGLGASGGASSSLL, encoded by the coding sequence ATGGAAGTGCTCGTCATCGGCAACAACACGGTGGACATCGTCTTCTCCACGCGCGAGGCGCTGGTGACGGACGGGAAGGTGCAGGCGGACGGCCTGCGCTTCTTCGGCGGCGGGCAGGGCGCCAACGTGGCGGCGATGCTGGGCGCGCTGGGGGTCACCACGCGCTACTTCGGTGTCTTCGGGGGAGGGGACTTCGGGCGGCTCGCGCGCGGCTCGCTGGTGGAGGCGGGCGTGCGGGTGGATGGAAGTCTCACGGTGGCGGACTGTGCGCAGCACACGGCGGCCATCGTGGTGGACACGACGCATGGCACGCGCTCGCTGGTGATGCACAAGGATGCGCGGCTGCGGATGGATGGCGTCCCCGTGGAGGCCGCGCCGCTGGACGCGTGTGGCCTGGTTTATCTGGATGGGCACGAGCCTGCCTTCTCGTTGGCGCTGGCGAAGCACGCGAGAGCGCGGGGGCTGCCGGTGTTGGCGGACGCGGAGGTGGCCGACGAGGCGCGGCCGCTGTTGCCGCACCTCACGAGCCTGGTGGCGCCGGGCAAGGTGCTGCGCGAGCTGACGGGGGAGCGGGAGCTGGCCTCGGCCGCGCGGGTGCTGCTCGGCGGAGGGCTGCGCGTGGTGGTGGGCACGCTGGGCGCGGAGGGCTGCGAGGGGTGGACGTCGGGTGGAGAGCACCACCGCGTGTCGGCGGAGTCCTGCGAAGTGGTGGACACCACGGGCGCGGGGGATGCGTTCCACGCGGGCTACATCGCGGCGGTGTTGGCGGGACAGGGCTTCGGTGAGGCGCTGCGCTTCGCGACGAAGGTGGCGGCGGTGAAGTGCGGCGTACCGGGGCCCCGAGCGGGAGCGGACCGGTTGGCACTGTTGGGCACGGGACTGGGCGCGAGCGGGGGCGCGTCCTCTTCGCTGCTGTAG
- a CDS encoding zinc-dependent alcohol dehydrogenase produces MRALVYSAAWELSLQERAEPAAPARDEVLVRVRATGLCGTDLGIIGGEYAAKPGVVLGHESSGEVVAVGPAVRDVQVGDRVVIDPTFFCGQCRLCRSGRQNHCERKGETETGVSADGTMAPLHKTTERFLYTLPAHVGFEEASLTEPLSCAVTGANQLRLRPSLRTVVLGGGPMGVLYAWVLSSLGLTGTLVERAPGRRELCREVVDRRWTVAESLDEVCARYARDAAPLDVVVDTTGRMAGDVLSRLSRGGQLLLVGLKRHEVPLDVGAIADRSLSVQGSIDSLDGSFATALHLIASGVIPARRLVSHQLPLTRFREGLALVGCDVDARRQGAPAGALKVVLQP; encoded by the coding sequence ATGCGGGCATTGGTGTATTCAGCGGCCTGGGAGCTGTCGCTCCAGGAGCGCGCGGAGCCGGCGGCGCCGGCGCGGGACGAGGTGCTGGTGCGCGTGCGCGCCACCGGCCTCTGCGGCACGGACCTGGGCATCATCGGCGGCGAGTACGCGGCGAAGCCCGGCGTGGTGCTGGGCCACGAGTCCTCGGGTGAAGTCGTGGCCGTGGGCCCCGCCGTGCGCGACGTGCAGGTGGGGGACCGCGTCGTCATCGACCCGACCTTCTTCTGTGGCCAGTGCCGGCTGTGCCGCTCGGGTCGGCAGAACCACTGTGAGCGCAAGGGCGAGACGGAGACGGGCGTCAGCGCGGACGGGACGATGGCGCCCCTGCACAAGACGACGGAGCGCTTCCTCTACACGCTGCCCGCGCACGTGGGCTTCGAGGAGGCGAGCCTCACCGAGCCGTTGAGCTGCGCCGTCACGGGCGCGAACCAGCTGCGCCTGCGGCCGTCGCTGCGCACGGTGGTGCTGGGGGGCGGACCCATGGGCGTGCTGTACGCGTGGGTGCTGTCGAGCCTGGGACTGACAGGCACGCTGGTGGAGCGCGCACCGGGGCGGCGGGAGCTGTGCCGCGAGGTGGTGGACCGACGCTGGACTGTGGCCGAGTCACTGGACGAGGTGTGCGCGCGGTACGCGAGGGACGCGGCGCCGCTCGACGTGGTGGTGGACACCACCGGCCGCATGGCGGGGGACGTGCTGTCCAGGCTCTCGCGCGGTGGACAGCTGTTGCTGGTGGGGCTCAAGCGTCACGAGGTGCCGCTGGACGTGGGCGCCATCGCGGACCGGAGCCTGTCCGTGCAGGGCTCCATCGATTCGTTGGACGGCAGCTTCGCCACCGCGCTGCACCTCATCGCCTCGGGTGTCATCCCCGCGCGACGGTTGGTGTCGCACCAGCTGCCGCTGACGCGCTTCCGAGAGGGATTGGCGCTGGTGGGCTGCGACGTGGACGCGCGGCGCCAGGGCGCTCCCGCGGGCGCGCTGAAGGTCGTCCTCCAACCCTGA
- a CDS encoding aspartate aminotransferase family protein, with translation MSSLNLKVLPGEGPDVREGASEVTTEGASRAEGFVRGRGIRLVREDGTAFLDAASGTFNVPLGYDHPEVVEAVVEQLRRMAHASSSLMAAQAKQVLSELLAHAPSHLTAGWMRDITGSTANECAVQVAQKATGKTDVLSLFLSHHGQTQFTTAISGNAFRRKGFPEAVSPHSVKVPAPYCYRCFYKAKYPGCGMLCVERISDFVEYASSGSVACMLVEPVLGNGGNVVPPPGYFQALNQLCEEKGILLIADEVQTGMGRTGHLFASEALGFKPNIVTLAKGLGGIGVPVAAVLFEGKLDVLESHEHSFTSGCNPVALTAASATLKAMTSGHLLANVRRNGIVLGELLRTLATRHPCVGDVRGLGYMWGLEIVREDGSPDVEKTLALIRVAQERHQLVLRGSRYSFGNVVKVRPPLIATQDDLEEIVARLGRALADVG, from the coding sequence ATGTCCAGTCTCAATCTGAAGGTCCTTCCTGGGGAAGGGCCGGATGTACGAGAGGGTGCGTCCGAAGTCACGACGGAGGGCGCCTCGAGGGCGGAGGGCTTCGTCCGGGGGCGTGGCATCCGGTTGGTGCGGGAGGACGGCACGGCGTTCCTCGACGCGGCGTCGGGCACGTTCAACGTGCCCCTGGGCTATGACCACCCGGAGGTGGTGGAGGCCGTCGTCGAGCAGCTGCGCCGCATGGCGCACGCCAGCTCCTCGTTGATGGCGGCGCAGGCGAAGCAGGTGCTCTCGGAGCTCCTCGCGCATGCCCCCAGTCACCTCACGGCCGGATGGATGCGGGACATCACCGGCTCCACCGCCAACGAGTGCGCGGTGCAGGTGGCGCAGAAGGCCACGGGAAAGACAGACGTGCTGAGTCTGTTCCTGTCCCATCATGGACAGACACAATTCACCACGGCGATTTCAGGCAATGCCTTCCGGCGCAAGGGCTTCCCGGAGGCGGTGTCACCGCACTCGGTGAAGGTGCCGGCGCCGTACTGTTATCGGTGTTTCTACAAGGCGAAGTACCCCGGCTGCGGCATGCTGTGCGTGGAGCGCATCAGCGACTTCGTCGAGTACGCGAGCAGCGGCTCGGTGGCGTGCATGCTGGTGGAGCCGGTGCTGGGCAACGGCGGCAACGTGGTGCCGCCGCCGGGCTACTTCCAGGCGCTCAACCAGCTGTGTGAGGAGAAGGGCATCCTCCTCATCGCGGACGAGGTGCAGACGGGCATGGGGCGCACCGGGCACCTGTTCGCCTCGGAGGCGCTGGGCTTCAAGCCGAACATCGTCACGCTGGCCAAGGGGTTGGGAGGCATCGGCGTGCCGGTGGCGGCGGTGCTCTTCGAGGGCAAGCTGGACGTGCTGGAGAGCCACGAGCACTCCTTCACCTCGGGGTGCAATCCGGTGGCGCTCACCGCGGCGTCCGCGACGCTGAAGGCGATGACGTCCGGCCACCTGCTGGCGAACGTGCGTCGCAACGGCATCGTGCTGGGCGAGCTGTTGCGCACCCTGGCCACGCGTCACCCGTGCGTCGGGGACGTGCGGGGGCTCGGGTACATGTGGGGGCTGGAAATCGTCCGCGAGGATGGCTCGCCGGACGTGGAGAAGACGCTGGCGCTCATTCGCGTGGCGCAGGAGCGGCACCAGCTGGTGCTGCGTGGCTCGCGTTACAGCTTCGGCAACGTGGTGAAGGTGCGCCCGCCGCTCATCGCGACGCAGGACGACCTGGAAGAAATCGTCGCGCGGTTGGGTCGCGCGCTCGCGGACGTGGGCTGA
- a CDS encoding HAD family hydrolase, translating to MKTEHVEETLERIAREVESTPGGMLAFDGDGTLWSGDVGDDLFMTMTGHDAVREDVRPRLTAIATHYGLETEGSPSTLARRVFSAFQAGRIPEKDICEMATWVAAGWTLEELSAFARGVVESHGVVERVHPEVQRVLEWARAHDVPCYVVSASPLAVVEAAARIVGIPPEQVVASTPQSRDGVVWTDVVSPIPYGPGKVTCLRARTQRPLYAAFGDNVFDLELLGASRVPVAVRPKPRLMERADSLPLLVQLHPVASR from the coding sequence ATGAAGACGGAGCACGTGGAGGAGACGCTGGAGCGCATCGCCCGCGAGGTGGAGTCCACACCGGGCGGCATGCTGGCCTTCGACGGAGACGGCACGCTGTGGAGCGGCGACGTCGGCGATGACCTGTTCATGACCATGACGGGGCACGACGCCGTGCGCGAGGACGTGCGTCCCCGCCTCACCGCCATCGCCACCCACTACGGCCTGGAGACCGAGGGCAGCCCCAGCACGCTGGCGCGCCGTGTGTTCTCCGCCTTCCAGGCCGGCCGCATCCCCGAGAAGGACATCTGCGAGATGGCCACGTGGGTGGCCGCCGGCTGGACGCTCGAGGAGCTGTCCGCCTTCGCTCGCGGCGTGGTGGAGTCACACGGCGTGGTCGAGCGCGTCCACCCCGAGGTTCAGCGTGTCCTGGAGTGGGCACGAGCGCACGACGTGCCGTGTTACGTGGTGAGCGCCTCGCCACTCGCCGTCGTGGAGGCCGCCGCGCGCATCGTCGGCATCCCCCCGGAGCAGGTGGTGGCCAGCACGCCCCAGTCCCGCGATGGCGTGGTGTGGACGGACGTGGTGTCGCCCATCCCTTATGGCCCCGGGAAGGTGACGTGCCTCAGGGCCCGCACCCAGCGCCCCCTGTACGCGGCCTTCGGAGACAACGTGTTCGACCTGGAGCTGCTCGGTGCGTCCCGGGTGCCGGTGGCGGTGCGTCCCAAGCCCCGGCTGATGGAGCGCGCGGACAGCCTGCCCTTGCTGGTCCAATTGCACCCGGTGGCCAGTCGCTGA
- the fba gene encoding class II fructose-bisphosphate aldolase (catalyzes the reversible aldol condensation of dihydroxyacetonephosphate and glyceraldehyde 3-phosphate in the Calvin cycle, glycolysis, and/or gluconeogenesis), translating into MPLIALRPLLDYAAANNFGVAALNVNNMEQIQAIMEAARATQSPAIIQASRGARKYTNDLFLRNLMQAAVELYPEIPVVMHQDHGNSPETCISAIRMGFTSVMMDGSLEDDGKTPSSYEYNVAVTREVVNVAHRFGVSVEGELGVLGSLEHGMGEKEDGHGAEGKLTLDQLLTDPDQAVDFVNRTGIDALAVAMGTSHGAYKFSRKPSGDVLAMSRIEEIHRKIPNCHLVMHGSSSVPKELCDIINANGGRIKETYGVPVEEIQRGIRAGVRKINVDTDNRLAITGAIRKAFTAKPEEFDPRYYLTPARAAMQAVCEERMKQFGQAGHAKKVPHVTLEQMARDYTAGKFGDNARPDTIVGKKAK; encoded by the coding sequence ATGCCGCTCATCGCCCTGCGTCCCCTGCTCGACTACGCCGCCGCCAACAACTTCGGGGTCGCCGCGCTCAACGTCAACAACATGGAGCAGATCCAGGCCATCATGGAGGCCGCTCGCGCCACCCAGAGCCCGGCCATCATCCAGGCGTCGCGCGGTGCGCGGAAGTACACCAACGACTTGTTCCTGCGCAACCTGATGCAGGCCGCGGTGGAGCTGTATCCGGAGATTCCGGTGGTCATGCACCAGGACCACGGCAACTCGCCGGAGACGTGTATCAGCGCCATCCGCATGGGCTTCACCAGCGTGATGATGGACGGCTCGCTCGAGGACGACGGCAAGACGCCGTCCAGCTACGAGTACAACGTGGCCGTCACGCGCGAAGTGGTGAACGTGGCGCACCGCTTCGGCGTGTCCGTGGAGGGTGAGCTGGGCGTGCTGGGCTCGCTGGAGCACGGCATGGGCGAGAAGGAGGACGGCCACGGCGCCGAGGGCAAGCTGACCCTGGACCAGCTGCTCACCGACCCGGACCAGGCGGTGGACTTCGTCAACCGCACGGGCATCGACGCGCTCGCGGTCGCCATGGGCACCAGCCACGGCGCCTACAAGTTCTCGCGCAAGCCCAGCGGTGATGTGCTCGCGATGAGCCGCATCGAGGAGATCCACAGGAAGATCCCCAACTGCCACCTGGTGATGCACGGCTCCAGCTCCGTGCCCAAGGAGCTGTGCGACATCATCAACGCCAACGGGGGCCGCATCAAGGAGACCTACGGCGTGCCGGTGGAGGAGATTCAGCGCGGCATCCGCGCGGGCGTGCGCAAAATCAACGTCGACACGGACAACCGCCTGGCCATCACCGGCGCCATCCGGAAGGCCTTCACGGCGAAGCCGGAGGAGTTCGACCCGCGCTACTACCTGACGCCCGCGCGCGCGGCGATGCAGGCCGTGTGCGAGGAGCGCATGAAGCAGTTCGGTCAGGCGGGCCACGCGAAGAAGGTGCCGCACGTCACGCTGGAGCAGATGGCGCGCGACTACACGGCGGGCAAGTTCGGCGACAACGCGCGCCCGGACACCATCGTCGGCAAGAAGGCCAAGTAG
- a CDS encoding NYN domain-containing protein: MNGRTNEHRIALFLDFENLVTNTGISASNFDLQPSLDRLLEKGKVVFRRAYCDWSRFSDAKIGLHRFGVELIDVPPSTRAGKNGADMRLVIDALELCYARESIDTFVIASGDSDFCPLAYKLRENGRTVIGLAVKESTSPLFVNACDEFIYLRTRQRSEKNDKGDKGRHGGAAEEAGHGKRGRHGRDSGGKGGKAEADKQASSGGKAHAKSDVPQIAREVVQNLLARATGPVNPSLIKETIVRKEPDFDESEYGFATFAKLLAALEQEGVLRRIQQGRQWYVVGADADLGHGGDTKEPKESKGKKHGKGRVEEVEEELESYPDPDEDDGL; encoded by the coding sequence GTGAACGGTCGGACCAACGAGCACCGCATCGCCCTCTTTCTCGACTTCGAGAACCTCGTCACCAACACAGGCATCAGCGCCTCCAACTTCGACCTCCAGCCCTCGCTCGACCGACTGCTGGAGAAGGGCAAGGTGGTCTTCCGCCGCGCCTACTGTGACTGGTCGCGCTTCAGCGACGCGAAGATTGGCCTGCACCGGTTCGGCGTGGAGCTCATCGACGTGCCGCCCTCCACGCGCGCGGGCAAGAACGGCGCGGACATGCGCCTGGTCATCGACGCGCTGGAGCTGTGCTACGCGCGCGAGAGCATCGACACGTTCGTCATCGCCTCCGGCGACAGTGATTTCTGCCCGCTGGCGTACAAGCTGCGCGAGAACGGCCGCACCGTCATCGGGCTGGCGGTGAAGGAGTCCACCTCCCCCCTGTTCGTCAACGCGTGCGACGAGTTCATCTACCTGCGCACGCGGCAGCGCTCGGAGAAGAACGACAAGGGCGACAAGGGTCGTCACGGTGGAGCGGCCGAGGAGGCGGGGCACGGCAAGCGCGGCCGGCACGGGCGCGACTCCGGAGGCAAGGGCGGCAAGGCGGAGGCCGACAAGCAGGCGTCGTCGGGCGGCAAGGCCCACGCCAAGTCGGACGTGCCGCAGATTGCCCGCGAGGTGGTGCAGAACCTGCTGGCTCGCGCGACGGGCCCGGTGAACCCCTCGCTCATCAAGGAGACCATCGTCCGCAAGGAGCCCGACTTCGACGAGAGCGAGTACGGCTTCGCCACCTTCGCCAAGCTGCTCGCCGCGCTGGAGCAGGAGGGCGTGCTGCGCCGCATCCAGCAGGGCCGCCAGTGGTACGTGGTGGGCGCCGACGCGGACCTGGGCCACGGCGGCGACACCAAGGAGCCCAAGGAGTCCAAGGGCAAGAAGCACGGCAAGGGCCGCGTCGAGGAGGTCGAGGAGGAGCTGGAGTCCTACCCCGACCCGGATGAGGACGACGGGCTGTAG
- a CDS encoding M36 family metallopeptidase: protein MSQGHFRRRLTQALVLMGVCSAPSAFAVVQGSEGVRSHDARVTHNQGLRQGLSAKQQDKAAQLRKSVPELRVEHDATTGLVRSLVNPVGALTSPLKGDALAVGLTFVQNQRELLGLELKDLASLEVTDRVYSRQTGITHLYLRQTHEGLPLYNGQLQINVDSQGRVLSVHSDFLPSLAQSIASIQPRLGAAAAVTGAARHLGLKMATAPRALEKEAGPRQRTRVEQSGLSTEPIDAQLALLPVRPGDARLVWNFQVHTPDSKHVYDMTVDANTGEVWTRFDWTASDAYSVYRRPVESPIHNTPLPPMDGRLSLLNPANLIASPYGWHDTNGVPGAEYTIHRGNNVHAYDDSANADVPPLLQPDCGTGLTCSFLLDLTQDPSTYKPAAITNLFYWNNIIHDIQYQYGFDEAAGNFQHNTYGNGGLGNDSVRAEAQDGYGLNNAYFTSPPDGQRPRMEMFVWNQTFPRRDGDLDSGIIVHEYGHGISNRQVGGPSNANCLQNNQQPGEGISDFLALMYTARPTDTGPQGRGMGTYAMGQPTTGLGIRTKRYSTNQTVNNWTYASINGMAVPHGVGSVFAQAMWEAYWSLVDRWGFSTNLYNAAGGAGNQRMMLYFNEGLKNTPCGPTFTQVRDGIITAATALNNGEDVCRLWTAFADFGLGVDANSVGPASTAPVNGFNVPAACKTDVWGKDKPWDTGAEPDPATAANGMWESEDIWVRTTATPGPHENPEAGQPNFVHVKVRNRSAVDAHNVVVKVYGTAAATSTSWPSLWTELGEAKVVYLPAGADDEVVVQWNPAAAGHYCLLARLVTRADPMTTAEIGNPDYNTRQNNNIIWRNTNVVNLIPFGFSDATFILRNTLTEGRLFNLRFQDRTVEAKRPLLERGGIVVDLGRELMEHWKKHGGELEGLEQVGETRFQVVDPTKARIGIHLEPEQEFPVGLQFRDREWKEGKQTDEFVQYEFAAVLEDPKHEEAKTRDIGGVTYYVRMSAQ, encoded by the coding sequence ATGTCACAGGGTCATTTCCGCCGACGCCTCACCCAGGCGTTGGTGCTGATGGGCGTCTGCAGCGCGCCCTCGGCGTTCGCCGTCGTCCAAGGCTCGGAGGGCGTGCGCAGCCACGACGCCCGCGTCACCCACAACCAGGGCCTGCGCCAGGGCCTCAGCGCGAAGCAGCAGGACAAGGCGGCCCAGCTTCGCAAGAGCGTGCCCGAGCTGCGCGTGGAGCACGACGCCACCACGGGCCTCGTCCGCTCGCTGGTCAACCCCGTGGGCGCGCTGACCTCCCCCCTCAAGGGTGACGCGCTCGCCGTGGGCCTCACCTTCGTGCAGAACCAGCGGGAGCTGCTCGGCCTGGAGCTCAAGGACCTGGCCAGCCTGGAGGTCACCGACCGCGTCTACTCGCGTCAGACGGGCATCACCCACCTCTACCTGCGCCAGACGCACGAGGGCCTGCCCCTCTACAACGGCCAGCTCCAAATCAACGTCGACAGCCAGGGCCGCGTGCTCAGCGTGCACAGCGACTTCCTGCCGTCGCTGGCCCAGAGCATCGCCAGCATCCAGCCCCGCCTGGGCGCCGCCGCCGCCGTCACCGGCGCCGCGCGTCACCTCGGCCTGAAGATGGCCACCGCGCCCCGCGCGCTGGAGAAGGAGGCCGGCCCCCGTCAGCGCACCCGCGTGGAGCAGTCCGGCCTGTCCACCGAGCCCATCGACGCCCAGCTCGCGCTGTTGCCCGTGCGCCCCGGTGACGCCCGGCTGGTGTGGAACTTCCAGGTCCACACCCCCGACAGCAAGCACGTCTACGACATGACGGTGGACGCCAACACCGGCGAGGTGTGGACGCGCTTCGACTGGACGGCCTCGGACGCGTACTCCGTCTACCGGCGCCCGGTGGAGAGCCCCATCCACAACACGCCGCTGCCGCCGATGGACGGCCGGCTGAGCCTGCTCAACCCCGCCAACCTCATCGCGTCACCCTACGGCTGGCACGACACCAACGGCGTCCCCGGGGCCGAGTACACCATCCACCGCGGCAACAACGTCCACGCCTACGACGACTCGGCCAACGCCGACGTGCCGCCCCTGCTGCAGCCCGACTGCGGCACCGGCCTCACCTGCAGCTTCCTGCTGGACCTGACCCAGGACCCGTCCACGTACAAGCCGGCGGCCATCACCAACCTGTTCTACTGGAACAACATCATCCACGACATCCAGTACCAGTACGGGTTCGACGAGGCGGCCGGCAACTTCCAGCACAACACCTACGGCAACGGGGGCCTGGGCAACGACTCCGTGCGCGCCGAGGCGCAGGACGGCTACGGCCTCAACAACGCCTACTTCACGTCTCCGCCGGACGGGCAGCGCCCGCGCATGGAGATGTTCGTCTGGAACCAGACCTTCCCCCGCCGCGACGGTGACTTGGACAGCGGCATCATCGTGCACGAGTACGGGCACGGCATCTCCAACCGCCAGGTGGGTGGTCCCAGCAACGCCAACTGCCTGCAGAACAACCAGCAGCCGGGCGAGGGCATCAGCGACTTCCTGGCGCTGATGTACACCGCGCGCCCCACGGACACCGGGCCGCAGGGCCGCGGCATGGGCACCTACGCCATGGGCCAGCCCACCACGGGCCTGGGCATCCGCACCAAGCGCTACAGCACCAACCAGACGGTGAACAACTGGACCTACGCCAGCATCAACGGCATGGCCGTGCCGCACGGCGTGGGCTCCGTCTTCGCGCAGGCGATGTGGGAGGCCTACTGGTCGCTGGTGGACCGCTGGGGCTTCAGCACCAACCTGTACAACGCGGCGGGCGGCGCCGGTAACCAGCGCATGATGCTGTACTTCAACGAGGGCCTGAAGAACACGCCCTGCGGCCCCACCTTCACCCAGGTGCGCGACGGCATCATCACGGCCGCGACGGCGCTGAACAACGGCGAGGACGTGTGCCGGCTGTGGACGGCCTTCGCCGACTTCGGCCTGGGCGTGGACGCCAACTCCGTGGGCCCCGCCAGCACCGCGCCCGTCAACGGCTTCAACGTGCCGGCCGCGTGCAAGACGGACGTGTGGGGCAAGGACAAGCCGTGGGACACGGGCGCCGAGCCGGACCCGGCCACCGCGGCCAACGGCATGTGGGAGAGCGAGGACATCTGGGTGCGCACGACGGCGACGCCCGGTCCGCACGAGAACCCGGAGGCCGGTCAGCCCAACTTCGTGCACGTGAAGGTGCGCAACCGCAGCGCGGTGGACGCGCACAACGTGGTGGTGAAGGTGTACGGCACCGCCGCGGCCACCAGCACCTCGTGGCCCAGCCTGTGGACGGAGCTGGGCGAGGCCAAGGTGGTGTACCTGCCGGCCGGCGCGGATGACGAGGTGGTGGTGCAGTGGAACCCGGCCGCCGCGGGCCACTACTGCCTGCTGGCGCGGCTGGTGACTCGGGCCGACCCGATGACGACGGCGGAGATTGGCAACCCCGACTACAACACCCGCCAGAACAACAACATCATCTGGCGCAACACCAACGTGGTGAACCTCATCCCGTTCGGCTTCTCCGACGCCACGTTCATCCTGCGCAACACGCTGACGGAAGGCCGCCTGTTCAACCTGCGCTTCCAGGACCGCACCGTGGAGGCCAAGCGCCCGCTGCTCGAGCGCGGCGGAATCGTGGTGGACCTGGGCCGCGAGCTGATGGAGCACTGGAAGAAGCACGGCGGCGAGCTGGAGGGCCTGGAGCAGGTCGGCGAGACGCGCTTCCAGGTCGTGGACCCGACCAAGGCCCGCATCGGCATCCACCTGGAGCCCGAGCAGGAGTTCCCCGTGGGCCTCCAGTTCCGGGACCGCGAGTGGAAGGAAGGCAAGCAGACCGACGAGTTCGTGCAGTACGAGTTCGCGGCCGTGCTCGAGGACCCCAAGCACGAGGAGGCCAAGACGCGGGACATCGGCGGCGTGACCTACTACGTGCGCATGTCCGCGCAGTAA